A genomic region of Prionailurus viverrinus isolate Anna chromosome D4, UM_Priviv_1.0, whole genome shotgun sequence contains the following coding sequences:
- the FANCG gene encoding Fanconi anemia group G protein, giving the protein MQKRTDPSPLGWGPRRGRAYLSAAPCRGPGPASATLSHQTPLGSSGLHASCLDLWREKNDQLVRQAKVAQDSRQFLRGQQLAQDVLEGFRGLLHSLQGLPAAVPVLPLELTVTCNFITMKASLAQGFTEDQAQDIQQSLERVLETQEQLGPRLECGLRGLWDSVLHYSSVLLELLPALHHLAGLQAALWLSTDCLGDLTLLLQTLNGNQSEASEDLLHLLKTWSPPAEESDAPLTLQDARGLRDVLLTASAYRQGLQELITGSLPKALSSLQEAASGLCPRPVLVQVYTVLGTCLRKMGNPQRALLYLVAALKGGSPWGPPLLEASRLYQQLGNTAAELESLELLVDALSVTHSPEAPQLLIEVELLLPQPNPASPLHCGTQSQAKYLLASRCLQIGRAEDAAEHYLDLLALLLDDSEPKFSPPPSRPGPCMPEVFLEAAAALIQAGRAQDALTVCEELLSRMSSLLPKMPQLWEDARKGTKESPHCLSWVSATYLLQGRAWVQLGAQKEAISEFSRCLELLFQATPKDKEQGPASSCEQGCMSDVALQQLRVAALISRGLQWVASDQDTKALQDFLLSVQMCPGNRDASFHLLQTLRRMDRRDEAIALWWSLEAQAKLPQENAAWSLPLYLETYLSWIRSPDRETLLEEFQTSLLEPCDL; this is encoded by the exons ATGCAGAAGCGCACGGACCCTTCCCCGCTCGGATGGGGACCTCGGCGAGGCCGTGCTTACCTTTCAGCAGCACCCTGCAGGGGTCCGGGCCCAGCCTCTGCAACCTTGTCGCACCAGACCCCTCTGGGCTCCTCAGGACTACACGCCAGCTGCCTAGACCTGTGGAGGGAAAAGAATGACCAGCTAGTTCGACAGGCCAAG GTGGCTCAGGACTCCCGTCAGTTTCTGAGAGGACAGCAGCTGGCCCAAGATGTGCTGGAAGGATTCAGGGGACTCCTGCATAGCCTGCAGG GTCTCCCTGCAGCTGTTCCTGTTCTCCCCTTGGAATTAACTGTTACCTGCAATTTCATTACCATGAAGGCAAGCTTGGCCCAGGGTTTCACTGAAGACCAAGCACAGGATATCCAACAGAGCCTGGAGAGAG tgctggagacccaggagcagCTTGGGCCCAGACTGGAATGTGGGCTCAGGGGGCTGTGGGACTCTGTTCTCCATTATTCCTCTGTTCTGCTGGAGCTACTCCCTGCCCTTCACCACCTGGCTGGCCTGCAGGCTGCCCTGTGGCTAAGTACTGACTGTCTTGGGGACCTGACCTTGCTGCTGCAGACCTTGAATGGTAACCAG AGTGAGGCCTCTGAGGATCTGCTGCACCTTCTGAAAACTTGGAGCCCCCCAGCTGAGGAGTCAGATGCTCCATTGACCTTGCAGGATGCCCGGGGCTTAAGGGATGTCCTTCTTACAGCTTCTGCCTATCGCCAAG GCCTCCAGGAATTGATCACAGGAAGCCTGCCCAAGGCATTGAGCAGCCTGCAAGAAGCAGCCTCAGGTCTGTGTCCACGGCCTGTGTTGGTCCAGGTGTACACAGTCCTGGGGACCTGTCTTCGTAAAATG GGCAATCCACAAAGAGCTCTGCTGTACTTGGTTGCGGCCCTGAAAGGGGGATCACCCTGGGGTCCTCCGCTTCTGGAGGCTTCCAGGCTATATCAGCAACTGGGGAACACAGCAGCAGAGCTGGAGAGTCTGGAGCTGTTGGTTGAT GCCTTGAGTGTCACTCACAGTCCTGAAGCCCCCCAGCTTCTTATTGAAGTAGAGTTACTACTTCCCCAACCTAACCCAGCCTCACCCCTTCACTGTGGCACACAGAGCCAGGCCAAGTACCTGCTAGCAAGCCGATGCCTACAGATAGGAAG GGCAGAGGACGCTGCAGAGCATTACTTGGACCTGCTGGCTCTGTTGCTGGATGACTCTGAGCCAAAG ttctccccacccccatcccgtcCAGGGCCCTGCATGCCTGAGGTGTTCTTGGAGGCAGCAGCAGCACTGATTCAGGCAGGCCGAGCACAGGATGCCTTGACCGTATGTGAGGAGCTGCTCAGCCGCATGTCGTCTCTGCTTCCCAAGATGCCCCAGCTGTGGGAAGATGCCAGAAAAGGAACCAAGGAGTCACCACACTGTCTATCCTGGGTCTCTGCCACCTACCTGCTTCAGGGTCGAGCCTGGGTGCAGCTGGGGGCCCAAAAAGAAGCAATTAGTGAATTTAGCCG GTGCCTTGAGCTGCTCTTCCAAGCCACACCTAAGGACAAAGAACAAG GTCCTGCTTCCAGCTGTGAGCAGGGGTGTATGTCAGATGTGGCACTGCAACAGCTTCGGGTAGCCGCCCTGATTAGTCGTGGACTGCAATGGGTGGCCAGTGACCAAGATACTAAAGCCCTACAGGACTTCCTCCTCAGTGTGCAGATGTGCCCAG GTAATCGAGATGCTTCCTTtcacctgcttcagactctgaggAGGATGGATCGGAGGGATGAGGCCATTGCTCTCTGGTGGAGCCTGGAGGCCCAAGCTAAGTTGCCACAGGAGAATGCTGCATG GTCTCTCCCCCTGTACCTAGAAACCTATTTGAGTTGGATTCGTTCCCCTGACCGTGAAACCCTTCTTGAGGAGTTTCAGACATCTCTGCTGGAACCTTGTGACCTGTAG